The following coding sequences lie in one bacterium genomic window:
- a CDS encoding AMIN domain-containing protein has product MSAVNLSVRVPHRAMVIAGAIACAVIGSIASDGRAASPALVTRVTAAETSENVQVSIVSSAPVRYQLVKVQPNWIVLEIAPAKLKIQAGTLPFAGDVVKRIRVGQFSPQVVRIVVEMARPSPFRVITSRAEVEVFVAVPETMQRPVGATHAASASPTPNRGPQGPLLRLHTVLPGEGIGPVLLGMRIQDALTALGPAKNRQVLPDGNTLYEWFAPPSNSGLGLRVTAAGMVYRVWALNDDQYTIGGGVHVGSTEAFARAALGEPSQVVADPSRGIKTLNYSALGLWVAIQTDHRYAYYGKVFEIGVTQPQASSAGP; this is encoded by the coding sequence GTGAGCGCCGTGAACCTGTCCGTCCGTGTTCCACATCGCGCCATGGTCATCGCTGGTGCCATCGCGTGCGCCGTTATCGGTTCGATTGCGAGCGACGGGCGGGCGGCATCCCCGGCGCTGGTGACCCGGGTCACGGCGGCCGAAACGAGCGAGAACGTGCAGGTGTCCATCGTGTCCTCGGCGCCGGTACGGTACCAACTCGTCAAGGTGCAGCCGAACTGGATCGTGCTGGAGATCGCGCCGGCGAAGCTCAAGATTCAGGCGGGCACGCTGCCCTTTGCGGGAGACGTGGTGAAGCGGATCCGCGTTGGGCAGTTCTCGCCGCAGGTGGTGCGAATCGTCGTCGAGATGGCACGACCCTCGCCGTTTCGCGTGATTACGTCGCGCGCGGAGGTGGAGGTGTTCGTGGCCGTCCCGGAGACGATGCAGCGTCCCGTGGGCGCCACACACGCGGCGAGCGCATCACCGACACCGAATCGGGGGCCACAAGGCCCTCTCCTGCGTCTCCACACCGTCCTGCCCGGAGAGGGGATCGGTCCAGTTCTGCTCGGGATGCGCATTCAGGATGCGCTGACCGCGCTTGGTCCGGCGAAGAACAGGCAGGTGCTCCCGGACGGCAACACGCTGTACGAGTGGTTTGCCCCGCCTAGCAACAGTGGTCTCGGCCTGCGCGTCACGGCGGCGGGGATGGTGTACCGAGTCTGGGCCCTTAACGACGACCAGTATACAATCGGGGGCGGCGTGCACGTCGGAAGCACCGAAGCCTTCGCCCGCGCCGCGCTTGGGGAACCGTCCCAGGTCGTGGCGGACCCGTCGCGGGGCATCAAGACGTTGAACTATTCGGCACTCGGATTATGGGTGGCGATCCAAACAGACCACCGGTACGCGTACTACGGCAAAGTCTTTGAGATCGGCGTGACCCAACCACAGGCCTCCTCGGCCGGGCCGTAG